In the genome of Chthoniobacterales bacterium, the window GACAAAGTCGGCGGCGAACTTCTTCCCGCCGGAGCCTTTCATCACTTTCGGCGTGAGGTCGAATCCGCGTTCTGCGCAGAAACCCGCCTCGAGCGGCGTGTAATAAACGGTGCAGAAAAAATAGTGCGACGCGGGTGGCTCGTCATAAGTCGCGTAGAGATCGCGCATCATTTCGGTGAAAAAACGCAAACCCTCCGCCGGGATGGCCTGCGGCGGAACGATGTCGGCGAATTTTTCCGGCGATGCGAGCAAACCTTCCTCCGGCGGGCGCGTGTTGAGCAGTTCGTGCCAAGTGACGACCGTCGCGCGGAGCGGGTTTGCCGCGAGAAAAAACGCTGCGACCGACAGCCTAAAGAGTTTCATCGAAGATTTTTTCCACCGGACGACCGCACAGGATCTCGATGGGCAGCTTTTCATGTTCGTATTCGTAGGGGGGCTGCTTCCAGGCGAAGTCGGACGGATACATCTCCCGCACCATGCGGAGGATTTCCAATCCGGTGCGCAGCGGTTGGAAAACCTTGCGATCGGTCACGTGCAGTTGCGCGCCGCGGCAGATCTGCCCGGCATATTTTTGGAAACCCGGTTCGAAGGCCGCTGCACGGAAATGAATCCCCGGTAGGCGTAGCGCATTCAGCCCGGCGCCAAGTTTGTCGCCGTCGATCCAAGGCGCGCCGAAAAGCTCGAACGGTCGCGTCGTCCCGCGTCCCTCGGAAAGGTTCGTTCCCTCGAGAAGACACATTCCGGGATAGACCACCGCTGTTTCGGGCGTCGGCATGTTCGGGGAGGGCATGATCCACGGAAGACCGGTCTCGTCGTGGTAATGCGCGCGGTTCCACCCTTCGAGCGGCAACACGGTGAGATCGACCGACGGCACCAACTCCTCTTGGAATTGCCGCGCCAACTCGCCGATCGTTTTGCCGTGACGAACGGGCAGGGGATGCAGACCGACAAAGGAGAGGTAGTCGCTTCGTTGCGGGCGACCCTCGGTGGTCAGTCCATCGATCGGATTGGGGCGATCCGCCACCACCACGGCGATGTTGCGACGCGCTGCGGCCTGAATGCAGAGCAGCATGGTCCAGATGAAGGTGTAATAACGCGCGCCCACATCGACCAGGTCGACGAAAATCACTTCAAGACCGTCGAGCATCTCGTCCGTAGGTTCGCGGTGTTCGCCGTAGAGGCTGTGCACGGGGACGCCCGAGCGCGGGTGACGATATCCGCTCCACTCGATCATGTTGTCCTGTGTCGTTGTTTCGAACCCGTGCTGCGGACCGAACAGCGCGGCGAGCTTGATGGCGCCCGCGGCGTCCATCTCTTCCAAGACGGAGAGCGTCGGGCGCAACGAGGAATCGGCCGAGGCGGCGTGGAGGAGGGCGCCGGTGCGGCGTCCGCGCAGGCGCGCGGGCCACAAATCCGGCAACCGGTCGACGGGCAAAACCACGCGGCTCATGGCTTCACCCGCGCGATGATCTCCGCCGTGATGTCGACCGCGCCGGGCGCGTCGATGACCTGCGGCAGCCCGTTGGCCGAAGCCGCCGATTTGTCCAGCACCAGTGCGTAGCCTCGCTCCGCGTTGAATTCGCGGATGACGCGCGCAATGTCGTCCATGATGCCTTCCTTGGCCTGACGGAACCGCTCCTCCAGATTCTTTTGGTTCGTGGTGCCGAGGTCCGCGATGAGCCGTTCGAGTTCGTTCGCTTTCTCCAATTCGAGCGCGGCCGCGGACTTGTTTCCCGCCCTGAGCAATTCCTGATGACGCTGCAGCGTGTCCTTCAGTGCTTTGGATTTGGCCCGGAAATCGTCGCGTGCCGCTTGGCGGGCCACGCTGAGCCTGGCCGTCTCCGTGGCGGTTCGCGGGTGGGCTTCGAAAACAGCAGTGAGGTCGACGACCGCGAAGCGCGGCGCCTCCGGTGAAGCGGCATGGGCAAAGGCCGCAAGCAGGAGGTGGGCGGGGAGAAGCTGCCTCAACACCCGGATTGCCTCGCACAAAAGGGATCGGCGATCAATGCCGTCCGCTGTTGCCAAAGGTCTGGCGACCGACGATGATGGACCAGATGAAAACATCCTCCCTCGCGCTCTTCCTCGCTCTTTCCGCCTCCGCTGCCCTGGCCCAGAACGCCCCCGTCGATTGGCTGACCGTTGCCACGGAGTTCTCGCAGGACGAAGCCGCGGCCGAGGCCAAATACCAAGGACAGATGCTCACGATCTCCGGGCCGGTCTCGGCCATCGCCGGTGGGGACGACACACTCGACGATCCTTCCGTTGCCGTGACGCTTTCCACGCAGGCCGGTCCCGGTCCGGATGTCAAATGCCTGTTCGAAAACGAAGACCTCGGACCGAACACCCAGCTCTATGTGCCCGACGACGGCAGCGAGGTCACCCTCCGCACGGTGGATCAGATCGGCAACGAAACGGGATCGCGTCCGCTCATCCAGACCGGCCAGCAGATCACGGTGAGCGGTTCCTATTTCGAGTTCGACGCGGGCGATATCGTCCTCCGCCACTGCCGTTTGATCCCCGCGGCGCCCGCACCGTAGGGTTTTTGCGCCCGGCGCAGTCCTTTGGTCTTGCCGCCGCGCTTTGGCGCGGTTCTTATGGCGGTTTTCCATGATCGTCACGACCGCACAATTGTTCAAAATCGCCTACGGCAAATACGCCGTCGGAGCCTACAACATCAACAACATGGAGCAGACCCTCGGCCTGTTCCAGGGCTGCATCGACAGCCAGGCTCCGTTCATCATCCAGCTTTCCAAAGGCGCCCGCAAATATGCCGACAAGCGCATGCTCGAGAGCCTCATCCGCACGGCCGATGCCATGTATCCCGAGGCGGTCTTCGCCGTGCACCTCGACCACGGTGACGAGGAGACTTGCTACGACTGCATCGACTCCGGTTTTTACAGCTCGGTCATGATCGACGCCAGCCATGCGCCCTTCGAAGAAAATATCGCCATCACCAAG includes:
- a CDS encoding OmpH family outer membrane protein → MFSSGPSSSVARPLATADGIDRRSLLCEAIRVLRQLLPAHLLLAAFAHAASPEAPRFAVVDLTAVFEAHPRTATETARLSVARQAARDDFRAKSKALKDTLQRHQELLRAGNKSAAALELEKANELERLIADLGTTNQKNLEERFRQAKEGIMDDIARVIREFNAERGYALVLDKSAASANGLPQVIDAPGAVDITAEIIARVKP
- a CDS encoding DUF1343 domain-containing protein — its product is MSRVVLPVDRLPDLWPARLRGRRTGALLHAASADSSLRPTLSVLEEMDAAGAIKLAALFGPQHGFETTTQDNMIEWSGYRHPRSGVPVHSLYGEHREPTDEMLDGLEVIFVDLVDVGARYYTFIWTMLLCIQAAARRNIAVVVADRPNPIDGLTTEGRPQRSDYLSFVGLHPLPVRHGKTIGELARQFQEELVPSVDLTVLPLEGWNRAHYHDETGLPWIMPSPNMPTPETAVVYPGMCLLEGTNLSEGRGTTRPFELFGAPWIDGDKLGAGLNALRLPGIHFRAAAFEPGFQKYAGQICRGAQLHVTDRKVFQPLRTGLEILRMVREMYPSDFAWKQPPYEYEHEKLPIEILCGRPVEKIFDETL